A genomic window from Gemmatimonadaceae bacterium includes:
- the feoB gene encoding ferrous iron transport protein B, which translates to MDAPPRPAAPGASDTLRVALIGNPNTGKTTLFNALTGLRQRVGNFAGVTVERVEGSSPLPDGRRATILDLPGSYSLSAGSPDEQIALEVLLGRDDAHYRPHVVCVVTDASHLERNLYLASQVLELGLPVVIALNQFDVAERQGIRIDVPALIHELGVPVIPTVAHRGEGLEPLRRALVTAAALPAPMRRFDLPPDVDVVLAPLQGLLERGGINYAAAGMEALRLLGVSRDEPHLVHVPGLTERLEAARAALKAAGYVPHRLESELRYTWIGGVLSRCVERVVRTGDSLSDRIDAVLLHRIGGPLLFLAIMAMVFQSVFSWAAPVQDLFESAAVAMGGWAGGLLPEGDLRSLVEDGVFAGVGSVIVFLPQIAILFAFIGLLEQTGYMARAAYLMDRVMRRVGLHGKSFIPMLSGYACAVPGIMATRTIDDPKDRLATIMVVPLMSCSARLPVYTLLIGAFVPALPLLPGLNLQGVTMLVMYLLGTLTALVIAFAFRRTLLKGPVRPMLLELPSYRLPSPGSLAVSVWQRCAVFLRRAGTVIFALSIVLWALATYPKAQLDDTLPETAQQEQQLAHSVLGRFGHAVEPVVAPLGYDWKIGVSIVASFAAREVFVSTMGTIYGVGGEDEAALSERLRAQVKPDGTPLYTPLIAVGLMVFYVYALMCISTVAVTVRESGGGKTGRRWAAIQFGYMLVLAYVMAWLVIVVGRAMGFAG; encoded by the coding sequence GTGGACGCTCCGCCGCGCCCCGCCGCGCCGGGCGCTTCCGACACCCTGCGCGTCGCCCTGATCGGCAATCCCAACACGGGCAAGACCACGCTCTTCAACGCGCTCACCGGGCTGCGGCAGCGCGTCGGAAACTTCGCTGGCGTCACGGTCGAACGCGTCGAAGGCAGCTCCCCGCTCCCTGACGGACGCCGCGCCACCATCCTCGACCTGCCCGGCTCGTACTCGCTCTCCGCCGGGTCGCCGGACGAACAGATTGCCCTCGAGGTCCTCCTCGGCCGCGACGACGCGCACTACCGGCCGCACGTCGTCTGCGTCGTCACCGATGCTTCGCACCTTGAGCGCAATCTCTATCTCGCCTCGCAGGTGCTCGAGCTCGGCCTTCCTGTGGTCATCGCATTGAACCAGTTCGATGTCGCCGAGCGACAGGGCATTCGCATCGATGTCCCCGCGCTGATCCACGAGCTCGGCGTGCCGGTCATCCCCACCGTGGCACATCGCGGCGAGGGCCTCGAGCCGCTGCGCCGCGCGCTGGTGACGGCGGCCGCGCTCCCCGCGCCGATGCGCCGCTTCGACCTGCCGCCCGACGTCGACGTCGTGCTCGCGCCCCTGCAGGGCCTGCTCGAGCGCGGCGGCATCAACTACGCCGCCGCGGGAATGGAAGCCCTGCGCCTGCTCGGTGTCAGCCGCGACGAACCGCATCTGGTGCACGTCCCCGGACTCACCGAGCGTCTTGAGGCGGCGCGCGCCGCACTCAAGGCCGCCGGGTACGTCCCGCACCGCCTCGAATCGGAGCTGCGCTACACCTGGATCGGCGGCGTGCTCTCGCGCTGCGTCGAGCGCGTCGTCCGCACCGGCGATTCGCTCAGCGACCGCATCGACGCCGTGTTGCTGCACCGCATCGGCGGGCCGCTGCTGTTCCTGGCCATTATGGCGATGGTCTTCCAGTCCGTGTTCAGTTGGGCCGCGCCGGTGCAGGATCTCTTCGAGAGTGCCGCGGTCGCGATGGGTGGCTGGGCCGGCGGCCTGCTCCCCGAGGGCGACCTGCGCTCGTTGGTGGAGGACGGCGTCTTCGCCGGCGTCGGCAGCGTGATCGTCTTCCTTCCGCAGATCGCCATCCTCTTCGCCTTCATCGGCCTGCTTGAGCAGACCGGCTATATGGCGCGTGCCGCGTACCTGATGGACCGCGTGATGCGCCGCGTCGGGCTGCACGGCAAGAGCTTCATCCCGATGCTCTCGGGTTACGCCTGCGCCGTGCCCGGCATTATGGCCACGCGCACCATCGACGACCCGAAGGACCGCCTCGCCACCATTATGGTGGTGCCGCTGATGTCCTGCTCGGCGCGCCTGCCGGTGTACACGCTGCTCATCGGCGCCTTCGTGCCCGCCCTGCCGTTGCTCCCCGGCCTCAACCTGCAGGGCGTCACGATGCTCGTGATGTACCTGCTCGGCACGCTCACCGCGCTGGTCATCGCCTTCGCGTTCCGCCGCACGCTGCTCAAGGGGCCCGTGCGCCCGATGCTGCTCGAGCTGCCGTCGTACCGCCTGCCCTCGCCCGGCTCGTTGGCCGTGTCCGTCTGGCAGCGCTGCGCCGTCTTCCTCCGTCGCGCCGGCACGGTCATTTTCGCCCTCAGCATCGTCCTCTGGGCCCTGGCCACGTACCCCAAGGCCCAACTCGACGACACGCTTCCCGAGACCGCGCAGCAGGAGCAGCAGCTCGCCCACTCGGTGCTGGGCCGCTTCGGCCACGCCGTGGAGCCCGTCGTCGCACCGCTCGGCTACGATTGGAAGATCGGCGTCAGCATCGTCGCCAGCTTCGCCGCGCGTGAGGTGTTCGTCTCGACGATGGGCACCATCTACGGCGTCGGCGGCGAGGACGAGGCCGCGCTCAGCGAGCGCCTGCGCGCGCAGGTGAAGCCGGACGGCACGCCGCTGTACACGCCGCTCATCGCCGTCGGGTTGATGGTCTTCTATGTGTATGCGCTGATGTGCATCAGCACCGTCGCCGTCACCGTGCGCGAGTCCGGCGGCGGCAAGACCGGACGCCGCTGGGCGGCGATCCAGTTCGGCTATATGCTCGTGCTCGCCTACGTGATGGCGTGGCTGGTGATCGTGGTCGGCCGCGCGATGGGCTTCGCCGGATGA
- a CDS encoding FeoB-associated Cys-rich membrane protein, producing MSADTLVVAAIVIGAVAYLVRHFVRARRAAKSGPDCDNCGH from the coding sequence ATGAGCGCGGACACGCTGGTTGTCGCGGCGATCGTCATCGGTGCCGTCGCGTACCTCGTGCGGCACTTCGTGCGCGCGCGGCGGGCCGCCAAGAGTGGCCCCGACTGCGACAACTGCGGGCACTGA
- a CDS encoding ferrous iron transport protein A → MHGSERTLPGCSCPLLDSEAGRPATVLAIACADGDACRLRAMGVYEGATVSVINRRHCLLVDVRGTRLALGTDLAQGITVQPHDRAAS, encoded by the coding sequence ATGCACGGCTCCGAGCGCACGCTTCCTGGTTGCAGCTGCCCGCTCCTCGATTCCGAGGCGGGGCGCCCCGCGACCGTGCTCGCCATTGCCTGCGCCGACGGCGATGCCTGCCGCCTCCGCGCGATGGGGGTCTACGAAGGCGCCACCGTCTCGGTAATCAACCGGCGCCATTGCCTGCTCGTCGACGTCCGCGGCACGCGCCTCGCGCTCGGCACCGATCTCGCCCAGGGCATCACCGTCCAGCCGCACGATCGCGCGGCGTCCTGA